ATAGAGAATGGTACACAGGTGCATGATTTACAATCCCAGCCACTAGATACAGCTGCATCACAATTCATATATGTACCAAACTTTTAAGCGCATGTTATCAATTCATAAAAAATAATCTGGGCAGAAAATGTGAATGTATGGCAAAGGAGTGAGCTTTTAATATAATAACGACCATCCGTGTTTTCTTCTAGTATAAATATAGTGCTATTTAGAGACTTAAATCAAGCCACAAGTTTTATTTCCTTTTATACTTGTAATTATGAATAAAATATATACAATGGCAACAAGTCATGCACGTTTCATGTCTAAACTTTGAAGAAACTCTCCATTTGAAAGATTTGTAGCTATAACTAAGCAGCAAATTTCGGAAATAAAACAAGCAGTGGTGGCAATGGCTTTCAAGGCATTTCCTTAATTGGTTGCTTGCAGCTTGGCTGGTTCTTTTTTGGCTAGTGCATCTTTTTCTCGAACAAAGTCCTCCTGCAATATAAACGTCAACAGTGAGAAGATGAAAATGTCtaagtatgcaaaaaaaaaaacatagcaaaaaagaaaaagaaaagagtatgCACATAAGTTGGACATGGGGAGCCGAAGACGCTGCCGAAAAGAGATAGCCAAGTTTAGTATTGGACAAACTTTTTGAACAGTGTTTTTGACATTGGTGCACTTGTTACTGCCAGTGTCTATTAATCAAGTTCGTGCGAACAGCTTTACTAACAGCGTGTGAATCGTCTCAATGTTCGCGATTGATTACCTGATTGTGAACCACCTTCACTAGGAGGGATCATTTCAGGCTTTATACTGTGTTGACTGCGGCGGTGGTACTGCCTTTGAAGGCATCAAAATATTTGTTTCGCATGTAAATGGTACTACGATAGGTTAGGTAAGGTCAAGTTCGGTTAGGTTAAGTTCGGTTACAGAAAAAGAGATGGATTTTCTGATTACCTGGTCGTATATCACCTTCACTAGAAGGGAGCAGCTGGGACATGTGGCCACCTCTTCACCATTCAGCAGGTCCTCCTAACAATGACAGGCACAAAACTTTGTGGTCATTCGAACGCATGAGTTCAAGTGTCGCGGGCTGTTCAAACGGCACAACCGCAAAAGTAGAGGGAAAAAGGAGGTGGATGCGAGAGGTTGCTGAGATCGGTTGTTGCGTTTTCCCATTCATAACCCATTCCCCCTCACCGATCTGACGTTAGACAAAGGAAGCGCACGAAATTAATGCAAATACTCGTCACCCCTTCCTAAACAGATCCATTACCATGAGTGACTTTCGCGCCTCTagtagttagatgcgaagaaagcGCAGAAATACTGCGTACCTTAGTTATCTCGAACCTGTCTCCACATGGGCACGGATAGAAATACGTCTCGAGCTCTTCGTCGTACTCGAAGTCTTCAATCTCAACTTCGTCGTGGTACACAGACATGTCAAGGTTACACGCACGCTTGGGCACGCTCGCTACCGTGAGGTAGGCAAGCGGTGACTCCAAAAATACGCTAGAATTTGAAACGTAAGCCCGTAAGCTACGTATGGTCACTCATCCGGCGGCACATGCGCGCAATTCCAGCTGGTTATCAAATATTTGACATAGCTAGTAGTACACGTTCCGCATTCATGAATGCAGCTGTGTACACATGCAACTGAGAATCCACATTATGCAATAAGCGCTAAAAGCGGCAG
This window of the Rhipicephalus sanguineus isolate Rsan-2018 chromosome 2, BIME_Rsan_1.4, whole genome shotgun sequence genome carries:
- the LOC119383279 gene encoding DPH3 homolog, which encodes MSVYHDEVEIEDFEYDEELETYFYPCPCGDRFEITKEDLLNGEEVATCPSCSLLVKVIYDQEDFVREKDALAKKEPAKLQATN